The Triticum urartu cultivar G1812 chromosome 5, Tu2.1, whole genome shotgun sequence genome contains the following window.
tcggtatctcaatacctagctcaatctcgttaccggcaagtctctttactcattccgtaatgcatcatccctcaactagctcattagtcacattgcttgcaaggcttatattgatgtgcattaccgagagggcccagagatacctctccggcaatcggagtgacaaattctaatcttgatctctgccaactcaacaagtaccatcggagacacctttagagcacctttaaaatcacccagttacgttgtgacgtttggtagcacacaaagtgttcctccgataatcgggagttgcataatctcatagtcataggaacatgtataagtaatgaagaaagcaatagcagtaaacttaaacgatcaactgctaagctaacggaatgggtcaagtcaatcacatcattctcctaatgatgtgatcccgttaatcaaatggcaactcatgtctatggctaggaaactcaaccatctttgatcaacgagctagtcaagtagaggcatactagtggcacaatgtttgtctatgtattcacacatgtattatgtttctggttaatacaattctggcatgaataataaacatttatcatgatatgaggaaataaataataactttattattgcctctagggcatatttccttcataaacATGGGAGAGGTTTGCCGGAGTCCTGGCCGCTGTCACGCCCGCTtctgactgccctggcccaccaaaaCCCACTCCCCATCCCACGCGCGCTTCCCGCCCAAAACGGTCAACGCCGGTCCAGAGCGTCAGTGCCCGCATTCATGCCAGCATTGAAACGGCGCGTCGGCCGAGAGAGCACCGCCTACGCTGCTTCCCCGTGCAGGCCACTTCTACGTATTGAAATGACACGACGGCCGCCcatccgtccatctgccgcccacattgaTGGCACGCGGTTGCCAAGGAGTCTCCTCCCGCGCCACCCGTCCATTCCACTGATGTCTGTCATTGCTAAAGCGCTGCTCCGACCATAGCCACAGGCATCCGCCTCCAATCGCTCTCCACACCACTCCCACCATGGATTTCTTCCCCACCAAAGATCACCAAGACGGGCTGACGCTGGACCAGAAGAAGATGATGGCCGCCATGCTGTAGGTTGGCAGGCCGGTAGATGGCCGGAGGACGATGACATCCCAATGGAGGATGCGGCCGACGACGACGAGCCGGCGCCACCATCCTCCTCCGCGCCACCCTCGCCGACGTACCTGAAGACCAAAGTCCTAACAAAGGAACTCTCAGCTATTTATCTACTAGAGGGCCAATGTGTTATATCACTGCATACTACCCGTGTTTCTAAGGCATGGAAAAAATTCCAAAAACGATGAGTTGAAGGATCGAAATCATGCCCTCAAAGACGTGACTAGGTGATGCTAGCCATGTGAAGAAATGAGTCCTACCAACCAATGGTGAGGTCGAACCTTTAAGAACATATTCCAAAGTCAGATTGGAAACTTTTTTTTAACCTTTAAAAAAATATAAATTGGTGAATATTCTTGGGAACATGAATAATTTGGAAAATCCCCCCAAAAAATTCAAATTCTATACATTTCAGAAAtacacaaaaaaaatgaaaatttcAAAATTGACAATTTTATTTGAAAACATGAACCTTTTAtagaaacatgaacattttttaattagTGATTTTTTCAAAAGGAAACATATACTGAACATTCAGAACAATATTAGAAAATGTGTTTCTTTAAACTCGGATGTTATTTTGATTTTGTCACTATTTCACTAAAATCAGAATATATTTTTTATCTGGCATATTTTTAAAATGCCTTTTTTGGAAAATCGTGAACAACTTTGGAAAATACAAACAACAAACGGAACATTTTTAATAATTTGAACTAATTTTGGAATGAGAACAAAGATTTAATGTCTGAATATTTTTCAAAACGGGATATTTTTTTGAAATTCTGCACATTTTTGAAAAAATACAATTTTCTAAAATTATGAACTTTTTGAATTTTTGAATTTACCAAAAAAGGTAGAAAGAAAAATAAACTTGAAAGGAAAAACGAGAAAATAAATAGGaaagaaaaggagaaagaaacagaaaaaaacaaaaatataAACATAACACAGAAAGAGAATAAAAAGACGTTTCAGCCCAGCTTGGGCGCCCTGTGTGAGTTTCACCTATTTCATGCTCCATGCAAGAAATAGGGTTTTCCCACCTGCGTGGGCATGAAAATATATAGTATGTCTTTGCTCGTCCACAATGCAAGCGGCCCATGTACGAAATTTGGTGTTTTTTCTTTTCTAGTAGACAAACGGACAAAAAATTAGTAACACCTCGAATAGAAAAAGAAAATTTGATGGTGAATGGATAAAAAAATTAGAAAAatgcaccttgctttattagtaggtataggtATAGATTTCGAATATTTTTTAAATGTATTTTTTTACTAAAATCATGAACAACTTTGTAAAATacaaagaaaaaggaaaaaatttgaaatttGAAATAATTTTGCAATGAGAACAAAAAATTAATGTCTGAATATTTTTCAAAAAGGGGATATTTTTTGTAATTCTGAACATTTTTAAAACTCCAATTTTCTGAAATTTTGAACTTTTTTTAAAGTTCTGAATTTACCAAGAAAAGGGAGAAAGAAAAATAAACTTGAAAGGAAAATGACAAAAGAAAATGGaaagaaaaggagaaagaaaTGGACAAAATAAAAATATAAACATAACACagaacaaaaaaaagaaaatggTTCAGCCCAGCTTGGGCGCCCTGTGACAGTTTACGACTATTTGACAGTAGATGCGAGAAATAAGGTTTTCCCACCTGCATGGGCATGAAAATAAATGGGATGTCTTTCCTGGGCCAAACTACAGGCGTCCATGTACGAAATTCTGGCATTTTTCCTTTTCTAATAGACGAATGGACAAAAATGTAGTAGCACCTTGAATAGAAGAAAAATAATGGTGAACGGATAAAAAAATCAGAGAAAtacaccttgctttattagtaggtatagatatagatatagatatagcaGAGCCACCTTTTCCCCTTCCATCTAGTCAACCGCTAGTGAGAAATTTATTTTATTAATATGACCGATATTTTTGCAGCTACTGAGGTTGAGTCAGCAGGCCATACATGCTTAACTTGTCTTCTTGCAGCTACTGAGAGAGTACAAGGTGAGAGAGAGAGACTTACAACAGAAGACAAATTACGCGTAGTTCCAACCTATTATATAACTTGAACATAATATACTTCTAACATTTCCCTGAGTCATAGTGGGAGTGAACTGGACAATTGCGACTGAATTTGAATTCTTGCCCTTCTGTCCTCTTGTCTGCCACGTCGTTATCACTACATCTAATGGCTAATAGGTCAGCACGTAGCACGGTGACTGTGTCCTATTCAGGAGACATACTTGTTAAGATACTAAACTCCCTAGATTTGGAGCTTCCTAGTGCATCAGAAAATGTAAGGGTCGCTGGGGCCACTTATAAGTATATAACTCCTTGATTGCTGGTTCCAACTTGTTTTTTTTGTTATTATTTTTTGTTATTGCAGGTTCCAAAATGtaagagagcagccttaaacagagtatccattttctgaaaagcttgtgcctgttgagcatcaagctctccttcaggtttgtcgagagtggcgtcatagcaattcatggtttgaaaccataagactgctctcacaCGCCACCttttatagtggataccctcaaacatagaaggtctcatggaagcagcaaaaccactcggggtaaattgcctataataaggtttttggatggTTGGAAATATAAGCAATTTaccgaatgattttattaacagaaatactagataaagcatgactaatatagtagagataaaacaagtcatgcgttctgacagagagaaggaAAATAGGttctgcatatatgaaccgtagCTAATCATATCTATAGCAGACAGTAGAACTAGTTGCATATATGAGGTAGAACCTAACATATTTAGGGCAAATACTAGTACGAGAAACTGTGGCAGGATATCTAACAGAAAGAAGAACACATACGAgacagcaacagcagcagcactggacttggggtcggtgtcctcgccagccatgtcgtcgaggaggttgtcgacgtcggggaagaagtcgtcgtcggggaagtagtcatCGGAATCCGGGGCGTCCGTGACGAAGGAGTCAGTCAGTAGTTGCGCAGAgggctccccaaaaaccttatcacccttctcccgtacaggactcaaagagctgcggtttcggaggcctactgtcctgACCTGCGGTacacgccgcaagccgggatgagaAAGACATCAGCAGCTCAGAGATTGGAACCGGTGGCGAGAGGAAGGAGAAGTTCGGGTGCGTCTCTCtgagaggagcgacctctcttttataggcgcaagagaaggaggcgagaggctgCGCCGGGAGCTGAAGGGAACGCGGGAGATGAAACGAACAGGCAGCAGCCGAAGGGTGCAGCGTTCGTATTCAATATCCACTGCAGCAAAAACTTTCCAGCTCCCgagtgacctttcgtatacccgtagtgcgtggcaaaaatttagacatcggctcggctcattcccgcaaccgcggcgcgtcgtgacgaggcgtggcgatgcgggcggtggaggaggagcgcgcgtggatatccctcttgttctcatgctcgtacaagtggggaaagaacctcccttataaggaggtccaactcccactaaagtagcaatgtgggactaaaatttagtagtatcccttgccttgcacaaatgggctaagtgggcctctaggatttattaggaatttttgaaatagttattgggctgcccaaaatggactaaattccagcaatcccccaccagatcccagaggcacacagaaatttgcctttggttccaaaaaactgttttatataccggtactgcagtggagactgttaagttgaacttccacttagaactcaatgctacactagtaagcaacttgaacagtggactgggccttgaactgcaagttttctgcgaatctagcttcacataaagccttgaccgatacgtggctaccgtgggtcttccccgcgggtggagcttatgcgtcatactccgagacctttcatgagtttactagagagaaccctactctcatagattgcgacgtttaacaatcagactcatataggtgcgttcttcaaaagatgttctgcaggacaacatctctgcttcaaatagccacttagaacacattaagatatacatcaacctgccatgcagattaggagagtattgcatctttaTGGAGTGGTATTTTAACAGTAAGGGTACTCTCCTCCcagttgaccaacagcttgtcttccacatctaattcacgggatctccgatcacaaagaataggttaccactgtgaacaactcatattgtgggtctcatacccatctccctcgatgcattatctatcacattacgtgatagacccttactaaaaggatctgccagatttttagacatttggatataatccaatgcaataactccggagtttctcattttcctgacagactttaaccttctctgaacgtgtcttgatgacttcatgttatcctttgagctgctcacgttcgtgatcacagtttgattgtcgcagttcataagaatacccggtacaggtttctcaacaaccggcaagtcattcaagagccggcggagccaatctgcttcaaccatagctgtatctagtgttgtgagttctgcttccattgttgacctcgttaagatggtctgcttgcaagacttccaagaaatagcgccacctccatgagtgaatacataaccgctcatggcctttatctcatcagcatctgagatccagtttgagtcactatacccttcaagcacctttgggtgcccggtgtagtgaattccataatttgtagtgcctttcaaataacgcaaaactctctctagagctttccaatgcacatctcctggttttgagacaaaccgactcagtttgctaacagcaaaagagatgtcaggtcttgtagcacttgctaagtacataagcgagccaataatttgagaatatttcaattgatctctagcaattcttcgattctttcgaagtaacacactcgcatcatatggtgttggagagggcttgcagtcactatagccaaagcgactcaagatcttttccacatagtgagattgaagcaatgtaatcccaccatcatcgtctctcaataacttgatgttcagaatgacattagccactcctaaatccttcatctcaaaacaacgagataggaaatccttgacctccttaataacattcagatttgttccgaaaatcagtatgtcatcaacatacaagcacaggataactccctcgcccccaccatggcgatagtacacacatttgtcagcttcgttcacaacaaagcctgcagatgttaaagttctttcaaacttctcatgccactatttgggtgcttgcttaagtccgtacaaagacttcagcaacttgcacactttccctttctgaccatctagtacaaacccatctggttgttccatataaatttcctcgtccaactctccatttaggaaagcagtcttaatatccatttgatgaacgagaagaccatgcgaggcagctagtgaaagtagaactcgaatagtggtcagacgagccacaggtgagtaagtatcaaagaagtcttcaccttccttttgggtataacccttagccacgagccgagccttgtacttctcaatagtaccatcaggcctaagcttcttcttgaatacccatttgcatcctataggtttgcacccataaggacgatcagttatctcctAGGTTTCATACTCCAAGAtagaatccatctcgctacgaaccgcttccttccagtagtcagcatcttcagatgcataggcctctgaaatagaactgggagtgtcatctatgagatacacaagaaaatcatcaccaaaggactttgcaatcctttgtctcttgctcctagtaggaacttcattgttctcctccacaggactttcaaagtgttctatcgaaatggcaggtttggtaattgtaactggttcctgattcgatgaattagacatctcctgattagatgaggtagccatatccttcatgggaaagatatcttcaaagaaagtcgcatcattcgactccatgatcgtaccgacatgcatgtcaggtacctcagattttacaaccaagaatctatagccaatgctatgaaaagcatatcccaggaaaacacaatccacagtctttggtccaagcttccgcttcTTTGAAATTGGAGCATTGACTTTCGacaaacaaccccatgttcgcagataagagagttttaaccttttcttctcccattcctcgaatggagttatctctttgttctttgtggggactcggttcaggacatgacatgctgtcaatatcgcctccccccaccatgccttggagagacccgatgtatctaacatggcgttaaccaaatcagttagagtacggttctttctttcggccaccccatttgactgaggtgagtagggaggagtcctctcatggattataccatgttccgcacaaaaagcatcaaaatcattggaaaaatactctccaccacggtcggacctaagcctcttgatttttcgatcaagttggttttccacttcagctttatagatcttgaaaaagttcaaagcctcatccttagatttcagaagatacacacggcagtatctagtggagtcatcaattaacgtcatgaaatatttctttccaccttttgtcaacacaccattcatttcacatagatctgaatgtatgagctctagtggtgcaagatttcttatttccgcagtcgtgtgagacttacgaggttgcttagcttgcacacacacttgacacttagatcccttgacggtggtgaaactagggattaagttcaacttcgctagtcgcgacatgcaaccaaagttaacatgacaaagacgtgaatgccacacattggattcactattgttgcaaatatgattaacaactttattgcaaacgtctgataaggataaacgaaacaagcctcctgactcatagactttaccaacaaaggttccatacttggatattacaaatttattcgactcaaagacaagcttgcagccatctctacacagaagagatccgctaacaagatttttattgacggaggggacataatgcacgttcttcagccgcacgatcttccccgaagtaaacttcagatcgaccgtgccaacaccacgaaaagaagcacttgaaccgttgcccatcagcacggttgaagtccctgcggtctgataagacgaaaacatggaaatatcaccgcatacatgcacattagcacccgtgtcaatcaaccagtcaggagaatgacatactgaaagaatagtgggaaatataccatacccagcatccttcatgtcagtgtctccaatgacaacattagcggtcttgccgcctttcccaggatgacgcttgtcatagcgattagggcaactaggagcccaatgatcaggatccccacacacatgacaagcacctttcttcttgccattcttcttcttgaagtttgtgtgttgcacagccttgttcttcccatcaaactttgcttttccgtcaaacttgcccttgttcttgaacttgtggggctggaagttctgcttctgtaccacattggcactagatcctccctcaatacctcgagcacgtgtgtcctttgctctcgccttttcttccacatcaagagtgccaatgagatccgggacggaaaactcctgcctcttatgcttcagcaaggtagcaaagttcctccatgaaggaggaagcttagtgatgatacctccggcaacaaacttgtccggtagcatacaactgaagtgctcaagttctctagcaaatgactgtatctcatgagcttgctcaaccacggagcgctcttcagtcatcctgtaatcatagaattgcttcatgatgtacagctcagtgccagcatcctagaccccaaacttggcctcgagtgcatcccacatatcttttccattatcaattgacgcataagcatcaactatgttctcaccaagaacactcaagagagcagccttaaacagagtatccattttctgaaaagcttgtgcctgttgagcatcaagctctccttcaggtttgccgagagtggcgtcatagcaactcatggtttgaaaccataagactgctctcacacgccacctcttatagtggataccctcaaacataggaggtctcatggaagcagcaaaaccactcggggtaaattgcctataataaggtttttggattgttgaaAATATAAGCAATTTaccgaatgattttattaacagaaatactagataaagcatgactaatatagtagagataaaaacaagtcatgcgttctgacagagagaaggaaaatagcttctgcatatatgaaccgtagCTAATCATATCTATAGCAGACAGTAGAACTAGTTGCATATATGAGGTAGAACCTAACATATTTAGGGCAAGTACTAGTACGAGAAACTGTGGCAGGATATCTAACAGAAACAAGAACACATACGagacagcagcagcagcagcactggacttggggtcggtgtcctcgccagccatgtcgtcgaggaggttgtcgacgtcggggaagaagtcgtcgtcggggaagtagtcgtcggagtccggGGCGTCCGTGACGAAGGAGTCAGTCAGTAGTCGTGcagagcgctccccaaaaaccttatcacccttctcccgtacaagactcaaagaggtgcggtttcggaggcctactgtcccgacctgcggtgcacgccgcaagccgggatgaggaAAACAGCAGAAGCTCAGAGATTGGAACCGGTGGCGAGAGGAAGGAGAagttctggtgcgtctctctaagaggagcgacctcccttttataggtgcaagagaaggaggcgagaggctgCGCAGGGAGCTGAAGGGAACGCGGGAGATGAAACGACAAAAACTTTCTAGCTCCCgagtgacctttcgtatacccgtagtgcgtggcaaaaatttagacatcggctcgttcccgcaacccgcggcgcgtcgtgacgaggcgtggcgtggcaagcgagtgcatcccacatatcttttccattatcaattgacgcataagcatcaactatgttctcaccaagaacactcaagagagcagccttaaacagagtatccattttctgaaaagcttgtgcctgttgagcatcaagctccttcaggtttgccgagagtggcgtcatagcaactcatggtttgaaaccataagactgctctcacacgccacctcttatagtggataccctcaaacataggaggtctcatggaagcagcaaaaccacttcggggtaaattgcctataataaggtttttggattgttggaaatataaGCAATTTAccatgattttattaacagaaatactagataaagcatgactaatatagtagagataaaacaagtcatgcgttctgacagagagaaggaaaatagcttctgcatatatgaaccgtaATCATATCTATAGCAGACAGTAGAACTAGTTGCATATATGAGGTAGAACCTAACATATTTAGGGCAAGTACTAGTCGAGAAACTGTGGCAGGATATCTAACAGAAAGAAGAACAcatacgggacagcagcagcagtagcactggacttggggtcggtgtcctcgccagcCATGTCGCGGGGAGGAGGAGCggtggatatccctcttgttctcatgctcgtacaagtggggaaagaacctcccttataaggaggtccaactcccactaaactagcaatgtggagactaaactttagtagtatcccttgccttgcacaaatgggctaagtgggcctctaggatttattaggaatttctgaaatagttattgggctgcccaaaatagactaaattccagctCAAAATGAACTAAATTCCAGCGTCCACAACCACAGTAATACCAGCTTAATTAAGATATTCATTACTCCGAGCACCACACTCGGCCATATCAGTTGACACGCCGCCCCTGGACCGCTTTCTTCCATGGACTCTCCATCCACATATGTTTCCTGATCCTCCTTGGAGTGTGTCACCTCCATCTTGCCCCGTTTTTTATCCGGCCTGGTTGCTGGGCGCATGGTACCATGGCCAAAGATCCTTCCAGGATCACCTCCACGTCAGCCTTCTCGGTCACATGATGTTTCCCCGGCACTGAATTAGTTGTTTTCATTACCATGTCAGAGTCGCCATAGGATGCTGCAAGGTTGCTTATGTCGCCGGTGCCTGGGGACTTGATCTGCCGTCAGCTTGGTGAAAGGATCGGTATGGCCAATTAGAGGAGGGTGATTAGACGACTAACAAATTTTTTAGTCTCTTGCTATGACGCCTCTGTGTGGACATGATCTGCATCATCAGATCGCCTCCAGTGGCCGCGAGCTTGTGATCGTGATGGCAAACTGCATGAGTTGGAGAATGTTTATACATTTCAAGAATACCCGAAGTGCATATGCATCGATTGATTTTCTACCACGCTTCATCACTTTGTTTACACATTTTGTTTGCGTAAAATGTATATTCACCTTTTAGTAAATGCAATTAAATGACTTATAAAACACAAAAGGATTATCATCTAGTGATTAACAGTACTACCGGCGCAATCGCTTTGCGGTGCATGTTTGCCGACAGTCGGCAAACAGGGCAGCGCGGTCACCCCATTGTCAACTCCTCGAAACATGACTTCTTCCTACTTTATAGTATAAAGCAATACTAAAACAAAAACATGATACAGGGCTGCACGAAGGGAATAGTTTATTCACAAAAACTTGAAAGCAAATAACTCGATCCACCGATGGACTGACACCATGGatggatgcatgcatgcatgtttaAATTTCGCAGTTTGAATTAGGCATCGTCGGGCACGTCGGACCATTTGATGTCCACCTGCCCGACACTGGGGTCAAGACTGTAGTTCTTCCAGATATGCATCGACGCGCCGACCTCGTTGTCGCAGCCGGCGCACTCGTCGACGACCATGGCGCTTATGTGAATGTTGCCTGAGTTGGCGAGGCGGATGAACTTGCCGCACCGGGCCCCGTCGGCGTACCACTCCGACGAGAGCGACACCACGAAGTCATCGTCGCTGTGGAACTGACCGTCGCACGACGCCGGCCCGCCGCCCGTCTCTCCTTGCTGGAAGCCGTTCACCGTCATCGTCGCCGGGACGTTCTGTCGAAGTTCAAACTTGCCTTCCCTAACGATGGGGCGCCCGGAAACGGCGCACGACACCTGCAGAAAAACTAGAACAATGCCCAAAACCACTGCGACCTTGGTGGTGCCCGCCATGGTGAGTGAGCTCCTCGCTGCTGCTTGCGTTTATCAGCTAGCTTGCCTTGCGTGCTTTGCTTTATCA
Protein-coding sequences here:
- the LOC125555474 gene encoding putative ripening-related protein 7, whose amino-acid sequence is MAGTTKVAVVLGIVLVFLQVSCAVSGRPIVREGKFELRQNVPATMTVNGFQQGETGGGPASCDGQFHSDDDFVVSLSSEWYADGARCGKFIRLANSGNIHISAMVVDECAGCDNEVGASMHIWKNYSLDPSVGQVDIKWSDVPDDA